The Tenuifilum thalassicum genome includes the window CATAGCCGTGATATCCCTTTGAGCCCCGCTTTTTTTATTCCACATTATGATAGAAACCTTGGGCGTTTGGCTGAATACAAGTTTATTTTTCTGAATATGTATCGCATTCCTAACCATGCAGACTCGTTAGGAAACTTAAGGTTCCATTGGTTCATTGATGGAACTCCTTTAGCTGATAATGCTTTTGATGACGCTACACTTGGCCAATGGCCAAATATATACTACACATTTTCGTCCGCTGGAATTCATCAAGTTAAATTAGAGGTAAACCACACTGGAAGTGGACAAACTGCAGAGTTCACACAGACCATTAGAGTGCAACCCGATTTAACTGCTGGAAAGGTACCTTTCCAGTTTGTTCCTAACGTGTTTACTCCCAACGAGGATGGAACAAACGATAGATTTGTAATACCTACTAGTGGAACTGGCTGGTTCCGTATAAAGTTTTTCTCGCGTTCTGGTGCTCTTGTTTACAATACCGAATCGAGTATAATTCAGTGGGATGGCAAAAATAACCAGGGAATAGACTTGCCAGAAGGGATTTACTACTATGTAATTGAAGACCTTAACGGTTATTACGAAGACGCAAAAGGTTTTGTATACCTATTTAGAGGTAAAAAGTAGTATAGCATAATTAATAGTTAACAAATGTCTAATATAAGACATTTTACACAATTACTGATGATCAAAACAAAGGTGTGCCATTTGTACGTTAATGAGTGTTACTTATAAATGTTTAACATGATGCTATTCAATAATTATAAAATCTTATAACGATGAAACAAATAGTTTATCTCAGTTTTGCATTTCTAGCATTTTTATTTGCATGCAACAATGTTACTTTTGATAAACCTCAACCCATAGGAGGTGAAGAGTTGAAATCATTATCAGAAGCTTTTCCTGGCATATATGTTAGTGCTGATAATGATACTCTCAAAATTTCGTCCAACTCAATTAATTTTACTATTAGTAAGGATGATAACATTTCTGGAACATTAGGTGATAATATGCAGGTTAAGAGGTTTGGGAATAATTTCGTTGTTAATAGTGTTGATTCTGTTTGGAACAGAGCAGTTTGGGTGCCTTTCCTTTTTGAACCCAATGATAGCATGCTAAATATTTCGTATATCGATTATAGCAAGGAGCAGCTTGTAAAGTTAGAGCAACTTGTAAAAGATATTTGCAAGTATGAAATTCTAAAGAACGACAGGGGTGAAAATACCAAAATAATTCTCAAGCCCAAAAGCACATCGGAGTTTGAAAAATTGGTTAAAGCAGGGGTCTTTAATAAGACCATCAAGCTCAGAAACCAAAAGAGAAGTAATCAGAGGTAGAGGCTTAAATAATCGGTTAAGATTCTTCTGTTCATATTAATGGTACGCTCAATCTTTGAAATATAGCAAGTGTTCCATTTATTTAGTTAGAATGGCTAAGTGTCATGAAGCAAATCTATCGGATTAAAAAGAAAAAGCGGTAGGTTTACATTGTTGAATGATAACCAAACCGCTTTTCTTTTACCTATTGACTAGAGGGAAATTATCCTTTATAGCTAATCCATTTAATCATCTCTTTCCAGGAATATTTCTTTCCATACATGAGTATTCCCACGCGATAAATTTTGGCTGCAAGCCAAATAATGAGAAAGAATGTACCTACAAGGAGTGCTGCAGAAAGTGCTAGCTGCCAGGTAGGAACACCAAAAGGTAGGCGGGTTAGCATGATTACTGGGGAGGTAAATGGTATCATTGAAAACCAAAACGCCAATGGTCCGTCGGGCGACTTAATTCCACTTATCATTACAAGAATGGCAAGTATAAGCGGCATGGTGATAGGTAGGGTAAGCTGTTGGGTATCGGTTATGCTTTCAACTGCTGAACCAACTGCAGCAAACATGGCTGCATACAGCAGGTACCCAAAAAGGAAGTAGAAAATGAATCCACCTATTAGCAATGGGAAATTTTGATTTTTAAGAGCATTCAGAAAACTCATTCCTTCATTTTCGGCTGCATTCACTGCTTGTTCCTGTGCTTGAGCAATTTGCGGGTTCGATTGAGCCATAGTTTGTACCTGCTCTGTTGCAACCTTTGGACTCATCTTTTCGCTTATTATGTTTATTCCAGCCCCTGCCAAAGCAGCTGTCATAACAACCCAAATAAATATTTGCAACAGGCTAACCGATGCCATGCCAAGGATTTTACCGGTCATCATTTGGAATGGCTTAACCGATGAGATTATCACCTCTACCACTCGACTCGACTTCTCCTCAATAACACCCTGCATTACCTGATTTCCTGTAATGAGAACCATCATGTACATTAAGAAACTCATGATGTAAGCAATTGCCATGGCAATCAGGGTGTTGCTTTCCTTCTCTTCTCCTGTTTTGCTTACCTTAATCGATTTAATGGAAACGTCAGTTTTAACATCTGCAAGTATTTTGTCGAGGTTGTCGATATTATAAGATTTCAGCTTTCGGTTTTCTATCTCTTTTTCCAAGGTGTTTTCCAAATGCTGCATCACATCAATAGAAGGCTGCTTTTGCGAGTAGATTGTTAGTGCGGGTTGAAAAGGTGTGCTTGTGCTATCGATAACTAAAAGAGCATAGTAACCTGTTTCATCCAGATTTTCTTTTACTTTTTCTGCTGGCGTATCGGTAATATATGAAATTTTAATGTATTCGGTTGAAGGAATTACATCGATGTAATCCTTGGTGTTATCAACAACTGC containing:
- a CDS encoding ABC transporter permease, coding for MNKIFLIMQREFMTRVRKKSFIIITLLSPIFFAAIAVLPTYLASLEVTEERTVAVVDNTKDYIDVIPSTEYIKISYITDTPAEKVKENLDETGYYALLVIDSTSTPFQPALTIYSQKQPSIDVMQHLENTLEKEIENRKLKSYNIDNLDKILADVKTDVSIKSIKVSKTGEEKESNTLIAMAIAYIMSFLMYMMVLITGNQVMQGVIEEKSSRVVEVIISSVKPFQMMTGKILGMASVSLLQIFIWVVMTAALAGAGINIISEKMSPKVATEQVQTMAQSNPQIAQAQEQAVNAAENEGMSFLNALKNQNFPLLIGGFIFYFLFGYLLYAAMFAAVGSAVESITDTQQLTLPITMPLILAILVMISGIKSPDGPLAFWFSMIPFTSPVIMLTRLPFGVPTWQLALSAALLVGTFFLIIWLAAKIYRVGILMYGKKYSWKEMIKWISYKG
- a CDS encoding T9SS type B sorting domain-containing protein, with protein sequence MCRKISPLTFILIALFALHLNGRSQGFEADSVFTWKLIESPNIGNQSIIQFFANSAITPTAWDFGDGGTSTLESPIHTFNYTSWTDSITVTLSFTINGESRAHSRDIPLSPAFFIPHYDRNLGRLAEYKFIFLNMYRIPNHADSLGNLRFHWFIDGTPLADNAFDDATLGQWPNIYYTFSSAGIHQVKLEVNHTGSGQTAEFTQTIRVQPDLTAGKVPFQFVPNVFTPNEDGTNDRFVIPTSGTGWFRIKFFSRSGALVYNTESSIIQWDGKNNQGIDLPEGIYYYVIEDLNGYYEDAKGFVYLFRGKK